The genomic interval AATAGCATTTGGGGAGATAAAAAATGACGATCTCGCTGAACCCTGGAAAAAAGCCGAAAAATCGAATGCTTTATAGCCCAACGAAAAACCCGCTCCATAAATAATCTCAGGGGTAGTAGGATATCCAATTGGCACCATATCATCGGTATTAATTACACCATCATTATTGATATCCTTGTATTTAATATCCCCTGCACCATATTCGCCAAATAATTGCGTCGGTGAATTATTTACCTCTTCTTCATCAATAAACAAACGTTCAGCAATATAACCCATCGGTTGCGATAGTTTTAACCCGATCCGCGAGCGCCACGGAACATCACTATAATCGGGTTCTTCATATTCTTTAAAACGACCGGTGGCGTATGTAAATGTTCCATTAACGACAGCCCAGAGACCACTCGCGAAGGTCCGTTGGTATTTAAGCTCGGTTTCGAAGCCCTTCCCAGCTGCCACTCCCACATTGGCCTGAGGAGTTGTCCGAAGCCCCATTGTAGTTGGAATATCTACCCGTGTCTGTAATATATTTTCCCGTGTCTCCCAAAAAAAATCGGTTAATAAGGTCAGATCACCGAATAGACCAAGCTCTAATCCTAAATTAGTTTTGGTGGCTATTTCCCACGTTATTAAATCATTGGCATATCGGTCGATTGAAATGCCTGATCGATAATCGCGATCCATACCGAACCAGTATCCCGGTCCACCCATATTCACCTGTGATAGGTAAAAGAAACGATCATAAGTTGATCCAATCTGATCATTTCCCACTTTACCATAAGTTGCCCGTAACTTCAGTGTTGTGATAACGTTTTCCATACTGGACATGAATTTTTCATTACTCACCATCCACCCAGCACCTACTGATGGAAAAAATCCGAAACGGTTATTTTTAGCAAAGCGTTCCGTGCCATTATAGCCATAATTCAACTCAAGAAAATAACGAGAATCATATCCATATGCTATCCTACCAGCAGATGAAATATTTCTCCTCGGGAGCGAGGCTTGCAATCGGTCAGAAACTCTCAAGTCTAAATCCGCAGCACTAGCTTCATTGCGAATCGTACCCACGAGTAGCGCATTAATATCATGAACATCGTTGAATGTCCGATTGTAACCAAGACGCATCTCTCCATAATGTGATGCAGTGACAGTTCTGCTTCCATCACTATATGTTAGATATTCAGTGCCGCCATCAGGATTCAATGCTACAAGCTGATATGTGTTATCCAATGTATTAGCAGGGGTATAATAAAATGGGCTATAACCACGGAATAAGCTATAATAAGCATTGCGCATGGTATTGTATGTACCTTTTATAAAGAAACCATCAAGCCCACCAGTAAATTTATGATCCATTTCCAATTGCAACAACATCATAGACTGCTTGGATTCTTTAAACGAACTTACTACCCGAGCTAAAGGGTTTACATATTGCCCCAATTCGGAACCCATTCCAAATAATGTATGATTTGTTGCTTGATTTGCTTCGTCGGCCGGATAATATGGAAGGAAACGTATAGGCGTTGCATTACGAGCCTGATGAAAGACATCAGCTCCTCCATCTCTTGGCCCAGTCATATCATCAAATGCTCCATAGGCTCGCACTTTACCAGTCGTTGTTGGTGCGAATTGGATCGTTACGTTGGAACGTATTTGAACACGATCTACATTTATATTATTATTAAATAGGTTTTCCTTACTCTCTTTGAGAATTCCCTGATCATTCTGATAATTAGCAGACAAATAATATTGTACTGCCTGCCCTCCCCCTGTGAGGTTCAAGTTCAAACGCCGATTGGTAGCGTGGTCCTCTATCAGATAATCATACCAGTTCACTGATGGATAGCGAATTGGGTCTGAGCCAAGTGCAGTTTCTCTTATTTTTGATGAAGAATACGGCAGAGGCACCATTGCATCACGTGTCCTTACAGCCTCATTGTGTAAACGCATATAAGTTATAGGATCGGCTAAACCGACCAATTCTGTATTAAAAGAAGTTGATTGTTCTGCCCGTAGGTTTATGGATAAGCGATCTGATGTTCCCTCTTTCGTAGTCACAAGGATAACTCCATTAGCACCGCGTGCGCCATAAAGAGCAGCAGCACTGGCATCTTTCATTACAGAAAACGAAGCAATATCATCAACGTTAAGTCGTGCTAAATCGTTTGTAGTCATTTCGACTCCGTCGATCAAAATTAATGGGTCTTTTTTGCCCGAAGCACTAAATGACGTAATACCACGAATAAAGAATTCGGCATTGTCCAATCCCGGTTCCCCCGACCGCTGATAGGCGATTACACCCGATAATCTGCCGGCGAAGGCTGTTGTTAAGTTACTTGATGGAATTTTTAAATCTTTCGGAGTAACCGTAGATATCGCACTCACGACACTTTCCTTTTTCTGTGTTCCAAAGGCTGTAATCACTACTTCTTCCATATCAGAAGTAGACTCGTAAAGGGTCACACGAACCTCCTCAAGACCTTTCACAGGAACTTCTTCTGACGTATAACCGACGGATGTAATCTCCAAAATTGCGTTATTATTCGGCACAGTAAGAACAAAATGCCCAGCCATATCAGTTACAGTGCCTATTGTCGTCCCTTTTACTTTGACACTCGCACCGATGATACCAACTTCATTGATATCACTAACACGCCCAGTAATTGTACGCTCCTGTATCGTTACTGCGTTCATTTCCGACTTATTTGTAGCAAAGGAGATACAAGGGACGAAAACAACTAAAATCAGAACGAAATACTTGTAAAATTTATAGTTCATACCATAATTAAGTTTTATTGTAAAATCATTTATTGGTTAATAAAATACCTGCTAACTTGCTCTTTCGCTTTATTTGAGCTTGGACACTTTCTTTGCATTTAAAGAAGGCGAAAACGATTATGCGAACCAACCTAGCCAACAGTAAAAACTACTGCATACAGTAATTTATATTTTTCTAGAGTTTGTAATGCTGTTTCATATAAATCATATTTAGTGAATAAATTAATTTTAGACTTGATTGCTTAGCTTTGTGGATTTTAGTTTCTTAACTGGTTTTATGATAATCGGTAACGTACACTTAGTAATTTGAAATAATTCAGTTTATAAATTTAAGTCTTGGTTTTGGTTAAATATTCTTTTATTAATACCAATGTAACAAGAATAATTGATACCTGCAAATTTTTATTTCAAATTTCTGCATAATATCAGCAATTTGAAATAAAATTCTAGCAGTTAATAAAGAGGCTGGTTTATATCAATTGAAGATTTCGTCGTATCTTTTAAACATTTTAATGAGCATCTGCTACCGGAACTAACATTACGCGATTAAACGTAAAGCCCTCTCCATATGACCTAAATGCAACTTTTGCAGAATTTTGATCGTTAACGACTTCGAGGTTTCCGAGGTAAACGTCTGTCGATCCCCGAGCTCCACTCAAATCATCACCTCGTTTCTTGGCTTCAGTTGCTACACTTCCTCCTTGCTCACTTCCGGCAATCGAAACCCGCAAATCTCCTGAAACCGCAGACGTCGCATTTACCAAGATTTCATAACTTCCAGCGGGAATCTCACGTAAATCTATGTTCATAACACCTTCATCACCGCCGTGGAAAGTCGCATTATCATTGGCCAATTCCATGTTTTTTTCGTAAGTCAGATGTTTCATCAGGCGAGAATAGAAAGTTAAAGTATCGGGTATCAATACTTGCGTTTCTTCATTTTGAGGTATCTGGTTTGTCACAACCGGCTTGTCTGCGTAATACATCGCAACAGAAGAATAAGCTACTTCCCGGTTATTGTCAACCGGACCGTGCTCAATCTGATGTTCAATGCTTTTGTTAAATGGCATCTTATCACTTATAAATAAGCGATACCCTCCTGTCCTGCTAAATGGCAAAGAGTAGTCAAGACAGCCATGTAAATGTGTCCCTTTCTTTTCAACCCACCCATTGGGTTGTGCATACCATCCTCCATTAAAATAGTCTTCAGACCCAGTTCCATGAACCGTCAACTCGCCATCAATCGTCGTTTGGTCATCACCTTCGAAAAACTCAGTAAAACGTGTAAAGCTAGTCGCCTGACTATGAAGAACTGTGCCCACGTAGTGGCCTTTGCCCTCACCTTCTAAGAGCACATAGGGTTTGCCTAATTCAGGAGATTCATACTTCCAATAGGCATAGAACTTCCCTTCGGTGTCAGGATCACGTGCTTGAATATGATTATATACCCGCGCATTCACTTGGATGGGAGCTTGATTCTCTTCCGTTATTTCCCTGTATACCAATTCCACTTTAGCGCCACGATCATAAGGCATCGGGAAGCATGAAAAAACAGTATTGTTTTTCACCCCTTGCAGTAAACCGTTCATAGATATATCCCCGAATGCGTACCCAAAATAATCGGCAAGCGGGGCATATACTGCCGGCTTATCTTCATCGTTCCATATTATCCTTAAATCTACTTGTTTCGATAAACCTTCAAAATTGGCCGCATCATCAATCTCTAAACCGAGGATCCTACCACCCTTATTAAATTCTGCCAACAAAATGCTTTGGCCAGGCTCTAAGGTTTCTGATGTATTAACCGTTTCAATTTCACCATCGAATTCAGGGTAAAAATTGGCCACGCTGCTTTCTTTATTACCCCACATAGACGCCAAGGATTCTAATAATCCTTTTTCATCATCCTGAAAATTGATATCGAAAGTTTTTACAGGTACGTCGTTATCTAATTCACGATATTGGAACTGATGAAAGAGTATCTTTTCACCACGAAAAACAATCTTAACGCCATTCTCAAATGGAATTGGCAAATATGTATAGTTTCCTCCAACGATGCTTCCACTTAACGGGGAAACAAAAGGATATACCTCTCCGGAAAAAAGATCTCGATATCTGATTGAAAAAGCAGGTTCTGCATTTCCATCAAAATAAAAATCCAACGTATCATCGGTTGGAGTTGGTGTCCATATGCGCTCTATAACACCCTTACCTTTAACTTCAAACACAACCAAGGAACCATCAGCCTCTTCTCGTATAGAGGAGTATGTCCCATCAAACCCGTCATCATTGCCGCCGGTGCGATCGTAGGATGATATTTGTTTAACGATGGAATTGTCCATATACCGGGGCAGTTCGTTAACTGTAAGCAAGCGTTTAAGCTCTGATGTAACGGAAACCTCTTTTGAAACTTCGTTGCTTTTTTCTCCACAAGAAATAAATAATAACAAGCTGAAAGTAAAACCAAGTATATTGCGCATCATTCTAGAAATTTAAACACCTAATATGCTAAAATTTCTCGACCTTTTTTATAAAATCCAACAATGTGGGAACAAGTTCTGGGTGCAAAGGAAGGCTAGGATCGTAATAGGTCTGCAGGTTTTTTTCACGATCAGCAGGTGCTTCTTTCAAGACATGATTCATCCGATGAATTAATTTATATTCAGCCTTTGGTGCCGACTCGCCCAATCGTTTGGTTTCACTTACATTTACCTGAATATCCGTGTCCCCACCGACAATCAGGGTTGGCACAGCCAATTCAGACATCACGTTAGCAGGATTATATTTATTGGAAGAGATTAAATATGGCTGGACTGATGGATTAAAAAGCTGATTTAAACCAGGAGGCAACTCACGATTTACTCGTTTATTCATTTTTAAACTATCCAGAACTTCATGTGCGATTGCCAGATTTTCCGACGCAAGGTTTACTTTTAGTTGTTCACCTATTAGCTCAAGGATGTTACTCGCCGGGCCACATAGTGAAATGAATGCTGTTGGTTGTTCCTTAGTTGAGGCAATCGACCCAATGACCGACCCTTCACTATGTCCCAATACAATTACATTTGAGAACCTTTGGTCATCCTTTAACTTCTCGATAAAAAGTATGGCATCATCTACAAAATCATCAAACACCAAATCTGAAGTCCTCATCGCATTTGAACTTTTACCGACCCCCCTTTTATCATAGCGAACAGACGCGACACCCTGTTTCGCTAAAGCTTCCGCCAACATTAAAAAGGAATTAGTTTTTAAGGCTTGACCCTGATTCATATTCCGATCGGTTGGTCCAGAGCCCGAAATCAGTAATACGACCGGAATTTCCCCTTTCCTTTCAGGCAACGTAAGTGTACCATACAGCGTTCCGTAATCATTACTAACAGAAAAATTATCTTTAATCTGAACAGATGTCGAATCATCCTTGGTTCGCTCAACCGGTCGCTGCCAGATTCCCGAAATCGAATCATCCTGAATAATCAACGCCATATCTACCAGTGGCTTCTCAAAACTAATTCTAAATTCTCTCACATTTGGTGCAGGTGCTTCAACTTCACGGGTGCCAACAATATACCCCAATTGCTCTTTTAATTGACTAATCAGCAACTTAGTTCCCTCAAGTTTAACCACTTCCTTCATATTCGAATTAAACAAGAGATAAATACTATCAGGCTGATTAGCGGAATAATAACGACTAAAACTATCCACCGTTGGGTGTATAGCAGTTTGAGCATTAGTCGATAAAATGGAGAATAAAACAGGAAGTAGTAAAAGTATTTTTCTCATGAAACAAACTATATCAATTTCTGCTCGAATGCCATTCTGACAAGCACAGCTGTGTTTTTTGCTCCTAATTTAAGCAATAAATTTTTACGATAACCCTTGATGGTTTCCGGACTTAAATAAATTTTATCGGCAATTTCAATATTTGTGTATCCTTCGGCCACAAGCTTCAGCAGCTCCCTTTCCCGATCGGTCAGCCAAATAGTTTTTGGTGATTGCCTTTTTAAAAGCACGTCGATTTCATGACTCAAAAACTTCTCCCCTCCATATACCGCTTTAATTCCCGCCAACACTTCTGCGGACATTGCATTTTTCACTAGATAGCCCGACGCGCCGTTTATCAACATCTGCTTAACAACCGCATATTCGTTATGACTAGTCAATGCCAAAACTTTCAGGTCAGGATAATTTGTCGTCAGTTCCTTACAAAAATCAATTCCACTGAGATCGGGCAGACTTACATCAAGCAGCAAGACATCTGGATGCCAAAATGCGATCCGGTCACGACATTGCTGTGCGCTATGCGCCACGCCAACAACCCGGGCGAAATCTGATTCCTCGACCAAACTATTCAACCCTTCGGTCAAAATCTTATGATCATCTACAATTCCAACTTTAATTTTTTCATCCATAATTAGGTGTCAATTTCAATTAAGTACTTTGCTTATATATCTATGCAAATATATTTTACGGAACATTCATAAATTCC from Pedobacter indicus carries:
- a CDS encoding SusC/RagA family TonB-linked outer membrane protein, with product MNAVTIQERTITGRVSDINEVGIIGASVKVKGTTIGTVTDMAGHFVLTVPNNNAILEITSVGYTSEEVPVKGLEEVRVTLYESTSDMEEVVITAFGTQKKESVVSAISTVTPKDLKIPSSNLTTAFAGRLSGVIAYQRSGEPGLDNAEFFIRGITSFSASGKKDPLILIDGVEMTTNDLARLNVDDIASFSVMKDASAAALYGARGANGVILVTTKEGTSDRLSINLRAEQSTSFNTELVGLADPITYMRLHNEAVRTRDAMVPLPYSSSKIRETALGSDPIRYPSVNWYDYLIEDHATNRRLNLNLTGGGQAVQYYLSANYQNDQGILKESKENLFNNNINVDRVQIRSNVTIQFAPTTTGKVRAYGAFDDMTGPRDGGADVFHQARNATPIRFLPYYPADEANQATNHTLFGMGSELGQYVNPLARVVSSFKESKQSMMLLQLEMDHKFTGGLDGFFIKGTYNTMRNAYYSLFRGYSPFYYTPANTLDNTYQLVALNPDGGTEYLTYSDGSRTVTASHYGEMRLGYNRTFNDVHDINALLVGTIRNEASAADLDLRVSDRLQASLPRRNISSAGRIAYGYDSRYFLELNYGYNGTERFAKNNRFGFFPSVGAGWMVSNEKFMSSMENVITTLKLRATYGKVGNDQIGSTYDRFFYLSQVNMGGPGYWFGMDRDYRSGISIDRYANDLITWEIATKTNLGLELGLFGDLTLLTDFFWETRENILQTRVDIPTTMGLRTTPQANVGVAAGKGFETELKYQRTFASGLWAVVNGTFTYATGRFKEYEEPDYSDVPWRSRIGLKLSQPMGYIAERLFIDEEEVNNSPTQLFGEYGAGDIKYKDINNDGVINTDDMVPIGYPTTPEIIYGAGFSLGYKAFDFSAFFQGSARSSFFISPNAITPFLNQGQRGLLQYIADDHWSETNRNLEAFWPRLSEYAIVNNNQTSTHWLRNGSFVRLKSAEFGYTLPEKLTERVNIRMLRFYVSGTNLLHWSKFKMWDPEMAGNGLGYPVQRVINFGVNFQF
- a CDS encoding glycoside hydrolase family 172 protein translates to MMRNILGFTFSLLLFISCGEKSNEVSKEVSVTSELKRLLTVNELPRYMDNSIVKQISSYDRTGGNDDGFDGTYSSIREEADGSLVVFEVKGKGVIERIWTPTPTDDTLDFYFDGNAEPAFSIRYRDLFSGEVYPFVSPLSGSIVGGNYTYLPIPFENGVKIVFRGEKILFHQFQYRELDNDVPVKTFDINFQDDEKGLLESLASMWGNKESSVANFYPEFDGEIETVNTSETLEPGQSILLAEFNKGGRILGLEIDDAANFEGLSKQVDLRIIWNDEDKPAVYAPLADYFGYAFGDISMNGLLQGVKNNTVFSCFPMPYDRGAKVELVYREITEENQAPIQVNARVYNHIQARDPDTEGKFYAYWKYESPELGKPYVLLEGEGKGHYVGTVLHSQATSFTRFTEFFEGDDQTTIDGELTVHGTGSEDYFNGGWYAQPNGWVEKKGTHLHGCLDYSLPFSRTGGYRLFISDKMPFNKSIEHQIEHGPVDNNREVAYSSVAMYYADKPVVTNQIPQNEETQVLIPDTLTFYSRLMKHLTYEKNMELANDNATFHGGDEGVMNIDLREIPAGSYEILVNATSAVSGDLRVSIAGSEQGGSVATEAKKRGDDLSGARGSTDVYLGNLEVVNDQNSAKVAFRSYGEGFTFNRVMLVPVADAH
- a CDS encoding alpha/beta hydrolase family protein, giving the protein MRKILLLLPVLFSILSTNAQTAIHPTVDSFSRYYSANQPDSIYLLFNSNMKEVVKLEGTKLLISQLKEQLGYIVGTREVEAPAPNVREFRISFEKPLVDMALIIQDDSISGIWQRPVERTKDDSTSVQIKDNFSVSNDYGTLYGTLTLPERKGEIPVVLLISGSGPTDRNMNQGQALKTNSFLMLAEALAKQGVASVRYDKRGVGKSSNAMRTSDLVFDDFVDDAILFIEKLKDDQRFSNVIVLGHSEGSVIGSIASTKEQPTAFISLCGPASNILELIGEQLKVNLASENLAIAHEVLDSLKMNKRVNRELPPGLNQLFNPSVQPYLISSNKYNPANVMSELAVPTLIVGGDTDIQVNVSETKRLGESAPKAEYKLIHRMNHVLKEAPADREKNLQTYYDPSLPLHPELVPTLLDFIKKVEKF
- a CDS encoding response regulator, which codes for MDEKIKVGIVDDHKILTEGLNSLVEESDFARVVGVAHSAQQCRDRIAFWHPDVLLLDVSLPDLSGIDFCKELTTNYPDLKVLALTSHNEYAVVKQMLINGASGYLVKNAMSAEVLAGIKAVYGGEKFLSHEIDVLLKRQSPKTIWLTDRERELLKLVAEGYTNIEIADKIYLSPETIKGYRKNLLLKLGAKNTAVLVRMAFEQKLI